The Kitasatospora setae KM-6054 genome contains a region encoding:
- a CDS encoding PucR family transcriptional regulator: MLPTVARVLDLDVMRRGLPQVVAGSGALERPVRWVHVSELPDVAGVLRGGELVLSTGIALPEDRDGLARYVRELAEVGVAGLVIEFGRRYFDSLPRALVAAAERHDLPLVVLRRELKFVAVTEAVHALVVNAQLEQLRVSEAVHQVFNELATEGAEPAEVVRQVARMAGAPVVLENLAHQVLAHDTAGRGEQELLENWEHRSRGVHPPGRTGYDPRSGWLVTTVGARGQDWGRLVLVDEPVPLPRDVPHPHAMLLERGAATLALNRLVVRDRESLERQTHRTLLSGILTHALTVSEVALRAQALGVPLEGRRLVGVVLRQRQGPLPAALEAQARLRDFTELAATAIRTARLSALVGALDDEGVGLLVALGSQQDEHSSLEAFAAALRRLSAEAGRDGVAAEPVIAVGSSVGSVRDARRTLLEATQVADAALHDAPGGRAAYYRLPDVRLRGLLHLLRDDERLQTYVERELGPLLAYDAEHGGQLVQMLRIYLEQGRNKSAAADAAHLSRPSFYDRLHKVERILGVDLDQVESCLSLHVALLALDAVRR, translated from the coding sequence ATGCTCCCCACCGTCGCCCGCGTGCTCGACCTCGACGTGATGCGGCGCGGCCTGCCCCAGGTGGTGGCCGGCTCCGGCGCGCTGGAGCGCCCGGTGCGCTGGGTGCACGTCAGCGAGCTGCCGGACGTGGCGGGGGTGCTGCGCGGCGGCGAGCTGGTGCTGTCGACCGGCATCGCGCTCCCGGAGGACCGGGACGGGCTGGCCCGGTACGTGCGGGAGCTGGCCGAGGTCGGGGTGGCCGGGCTGGTGATCGAGTTCGGCCGGCGGTACTTCGACTCGCTGCCGCGGGCGCTGGTCGCGGCGGCGGAGCGGCACGACCTGCCGCTGGTGGTGCTGCGCCGGGAGCTGAAGTTCGTCGCGGTGACCGAGGCGGTGCACGCGCTGGTGGTGAACGCGCAGCTGGAGCAGCTGCGGGTGTCCGAGGCGGTGCACCAGGTGTTCAACGAGCTGGCGACGGAGGGCGCGGAGCCCGCCGAGGTGGTCCGGCAGGTGGCCCGGATGGCGGGCGCGCCGGTGGTGCTGGAGAACCTGGCGCACCAGGTGCTGGCGCACGACACGGCGGGGCGCGGCGAGCAGGAGCTGCTGGAGAACTGGGAGCACCGCTCGCGCGGCGTCCACCCGCCGGGCCGGACCGGCTACGACCCGCGGTCGGGCTGGCTGGTGACCACGGTCGGGGCGCGCGGCCAGGACTGGGGGCGGCTGGTGCTGGTGGACGAGCCGGTGCCGCTCCCCCGGGACGTGCCGCACCCGCACGCGATGCTGCTGGAGCGCGGCGCGGCGACGCTGGCGCTGAACCGGCTGGTGGTGCGCGACCGGGAGTCGCTGGAGCGGCAGACCCACCGCACCCTGCTGTCGGGCATCCTGACGCACGCGCTGACGGTCTCCGAGGTGGCGCTGCGCGCGCAGGCGCTGGGCGTGCCGCTGGAGGGCCGCCGGCTGGTGGGCGTGGTGCTGCGCCAGCGGCAGGGTCCGCTGCCGGCGGCGCTGGAGGCGCAGGCCCGGCTGCGGGACTTCACCGAGCTGGCGGCCACCGCGATCCGCACCGCCCGGCTGTCGGCGCTGGTCGGCGCGCTGGACGACGAGGGTGTGGGCCTGCTGGTGGCGCTGGGCTCGCAGCAGGACGAGCACTCCTCGCTGGAGGCGTTCGCGGCGGCACTGCGCCGGCTGTCGGCGGAGGCGGGCCGGGACGGCGTGGCGGCCGAGCCGGTGATAGCGGTCGGCTCCTCGGTGGGCTCGGTCCGCGACGCCCGCCGCACCCTGCTGGAGGCCACCCAGGTCGCGGACGCGGCGCTGCACGACGCGCCGGGCGGCCGGGCCGCGTACTACCGGCTGCCGGACGTCCGGCTGCGCGGCCTGCTGCACCTGCTGCGCGACGACGAGCGCCTGCAGACGTACGTGGAGCGCGAGTTGGGCCCGCTGCTGGCCTACGACGCGGAGCACGGCGGCCAGTTGGTGCAGATGCTGCGGATCTACCTGGAGCAGGGCCGCAACAAGTCGGCGGCGGCGGACGCCGCGCACCTGTCCCGCCCGTCGTTCTACGACCGGCTGCACAAGGTCGAGCGGATCCTCGGCGTCGACCTGGACCAGGTGGAGTCCTGCCTGTCCCTGCACGTGGCGCTGCTGGCGCTGGACGCGGTGCGCCGCTGA
- a CDS encoding gamma-aminobutyraldehyde dehydrogenase — MDLTSFNDGAQYIAGRPTRSPGGEPFAVVNPANGATVQQVELATAADVDTAVAAARAALPEWSGATPGARSDTLNRLAGLLAEHAEDFARVETAQTGKPIKLSTEFDVPGTVDNTAFFAGAARNLEGKAAGEYSGDHTSYVRREAIGVIGSIAPWNYPLQMAAWKILPAIAAGNTIVLKPAEITPLTSLMFARACTAAGIPDGVVNVVTGAGRTAGEHLIGHPDVAMVSFTGSTAVGKRVAEIATATVKRTHLELGGKAPFVVFDDADLEAAVHGAVAASLINSGQDCTAATRAYVQRPLYDAFVAGVADLYEGIRLGDPLDPRTDMGPLVSFTHRDRVAGFVERARSYATVVTGGAATGKGHDGTDLALGAYHRPTLITGAAQDSEVVQGEIFGPVLVVLPFDSDEEGLRLANDTPYGLAASAWTRDIHRSLRATREIAAGCVWVNDHIPIISEMPHGGYKASGYGKDMSQYSLDEYTQVKHVMFDTTATARKDWHRTIFGDR, encoded by the coding sequence ATGGACCTGACCAGCTTCAACGACGGCGCGCAGTACATCGCGGGCCGCCCGACCCGGAGCCCAGGCGGCGAACCCTTCGCCGTGGTCAACCCCGCGAACGGCGCCACCGTCCAGCAGGTCGAACTGGCCACCGCCGCCGACGTCGACACCGCCGTCGCCGCCGCCCGCGCCGCCCTCCCCGAGTGGTCCGGCGCCACCCCCGGCGCCCGCTCCGACACGCTGAACCGGCTGGCCGGCCTCCTCGCCGAGCACGCCGAGGACTTCGCCCGGGTCGAGACCGCGCAGACCGGCAAGCCGATCAAGCTCTCCACCGAGTTCGACGTCCCCGGCACCGTCGACAACACCGCGTTCTTCGCCGGCGCCGCCCGCAACCTGGAGGGCAAGGCCGCCGGCGAGTACAGCGGCGACCACACCTCGTACGTCCGCCGCGAGGCGATCGGCGTGATCGGCAGCATCGCGCCCTGGAACTACCCGCTGCAGATGGCCGCCTGGAAGATCCTCCCGGCCATCGCGGCCGGCAACACCATCGTCCTCAAGCCCGCCGAGATCACCCCGCTGACCTCGCTGATGTTCGCCCGCGCCTGCACCGCCGCCGGCATCCCCGACGGCGTCGTCAACGTCGTCACCGGCGCCGGCCGCACCGCCGGCGAGCACCTGATCGGCCACCCCGACGTCGCCATGGTGTCCTTCACCGGCTCCACCGCCGTCGGCAAGCGGGTCGCCGAGATCGCCACCGCCACCGTCAAGCGCACCCACCTCGAACTCGGCGGCAAGGCCCCCTTCGTGGTCTTCGACGACGCCGACCTGGAAGCCGCCGTGCACGGCGCGGTCGCCGCGTCCCTGATCAACAGCGGCCAGGACTGCACCGCCGCCACCCGCGCCTACGTCCAGCGCCCGCTGTACGACGCCTTCGTGGCCGGCGTCGCCGACCTGTACGAGGGCATCCGGCTCGGCGACCCGCTGGACCCGCGCACCGACATGGGCCCGCTGGTCTCCTTCACCCACCGCGACCGGGTCGCCGGCTTCGTCGAGCGCGCCCGCTCCTACGCCACCGTCGTCACCGGCGGCGCCGCCACCGGCAAGGGCCACGACGGCACCGACCTCGCGCTCGGCGCCTACCACCGCCCCACCCTGATCACCGGCGCCGCCCAGGACAGCGAGGTCGTCCAGGGCGAGATCTTCGGCCCGGTGCTCGTCGTCCTGCCCTTCGACAGCGACGAGGAGGGCCTGCGACTCGCCAACGACACCCCCTACGGCCTGGCCGCCTCCGCCTGGACCCGCGACATCCACCGCTCGCTGCGCGCCACCCGCGAGATCGCGGCCGGCTGCGTCTGGGTGAACGACCACATCCCGATCATCAGCGAGATGCCGCACGGCGGCTACAAGGCCTCCGGCTACGGCAAGGACATGTCGCAGTACTCGCTCGACGAGTACACCCAGGTCAAGCACGTCATGTTCGACACCACCGCGACCGCCCGCAAGGACTGGCACCGGACGATCTTCGGCGACCGCTGA
- a CDS encoding bifunctional DNA primase/polymerase gives MSTTRHPSALHWLAAAAPDPDACRRSWERTPSGLALLPAGRQWDVLHAPGPLGRPAAALLERLGGGPVLADPDGDTVGFLVPAGTAERWTATGVRASGRGTWIVVPHPARPAGRGPHWLSPPHPDGRLVDPRALELALHDAAAHRRAPHRPGPDAAAGAPDDL, from the coding sequence GTGAGCACCACCCGCCACCCCAGCGCCCTGCACTGGCTCGCCGCCGCCGCCCCCGACCCCGACGCCTGCCGCCGCAGCTGGGAACGCACCCCCTCCGGCCTCGCCCTGCTCCCCGCCGGCCGCCAGTGGGACGTCCTGCACGCCCCCGGCCCGCTCGGCCGCCCCGCCGCCGCGCTGCTCGAACGGCTCGGCGGCGGACCCGTCCTGGCCGACCCCGACGGCGACACCGTCGGCTTCCTCGTCCCCGCCGGCACCGCCGAACGCTGGACCGCCACCGGCGTCCGCGCCTCCGGCCGCGGCACCTGGATCGTCGTCCCGCACCCCGCCCGTCCGGCCGGCCGCGGCCCGCACTGGCTGAGCCCCCCGCACCCCGACGGACGACTCGTCGACCCGCGCGCCCTCGAACTCGCCCTGCACGACGCCGCCGCCCACCGGCGCGCACCGCACCGGCCGGGCCCGGACGCCGCGGCGGGAGCTCCCGACGACCTGTAA
- a CDS encoding CoA-acylating methylmalonate-semialdehyde dehydrogenase, translated as MSSKHITHWIGGQYVATAGTAPRRGDIHDPATGQVTGQVDFAEIAEVDQAVAAAAQAFTSWRKASIAKRTQVLFNFRELFNARKDELAAIIVAEHGKVHSDALGELARGQEVVEYACGIPQLIKGGFTEQASTGVDVYSIRQPLGPVAIISPFNFPAMVPMWFFPIAIAAGNTVVLKPSEKDPSAANFIAELWKEAGLPDGVFNVVHGDKVSVDRLLEHPDIKSVSFVGSTPIARYVYENGTRYGKRVQALGGAKNHMLVLPDADLDLAADAAINAGFGAAGERCMAISVLVAVDPIGDELVAKIKERMATLKVGPGCNGDSEMGPLVTGQHRDKVTSYVESGVADGAELAVDGRKHAITAEDANGAPTADGFWLGPTLFDHVKPGMSVYNDEIFGPILSVVRVPSYDEGLELINANPYGNGTAIFTNDGGAARRFQNEVEVGMVGINVPIPVPVAYYSFGGWKASLFGDAHAYGADGVQFFTRGKAVTQRWLDPSHGGINLGFPTNN; from the coding sequence TTGAGCAGCAAGCACATCACCCACTGGATCGGCGGCCAGTACGTCGCCACCGCCGGAACCGCGCCCCGCCGGGGCGACATCCACGACCCGGCCACCGGCCAGGTCACCGGCCAGGTCGACTTCGCCGAGATCGCCGAGGTGGACCAGGCCGTCGCCGCCGCCGCCCAGGCCTTCACCAGCTGGCGCAAGGCCTCGATCGCCAAGCGCACCCAGGTGCTGTTCAACTTCCGCGAGCTGTTCAACGCCCGCAAGGACGAACTCGCCGCGATCATCGTCGCCGAGCACGGCAAGGTGCACTCCGACGCCCTCGGCGAGCTCGCCCGCGGCCAGGAGGTCGTCGAGTACGCCTGCGGCATCCCGCAGCTGATCAAGGGCGGCTTCACCGAGCAGGCCTCCACCGGCGTCGACGTCTACTCGATCCGCCAGCCGCTCGGCCCGGTCGCCATCATCTCGCCGTTCAACTTCCCGGCCATGGTGCCGATGTGGTTCTTCCCGATCGCGATCGCGGCCGGCAACACGGTCGTCCTCAAGCCCTCCGAGAAGGACCCGTCCGCCGCCAACTTCATCGCCGAGCTGTGGAAGGAGGCCGGCCTCCCCGACGGCGTCTTCAACGTCGTCCACGGCGACAAGGTCTCCGTCGACCGTCTGCTGGAGCACCCCGACATCAAGTCGGTCTCCTTCGTCGGCTCCACCCCGATCGCCCGCTACGTGTACGAGAACGGCACCCGCTACGGCAAGCGCGTGCAGGCCCTCGGCGGCGCCAAGAACCACATGCTGGTGCTCCCCGACGCCGACCTCGACCTGGCCGCCGACGCCGCCATCAACGCCGGCTTCGGCGCGGCCGGCGAGCGCTGCATGGCCATCTCCGTCCTGGTCGCCGTCGACCCGATCGGCGACGAGCTGGTCGCCAAGATCAAGGAGCGGATGGCCACCCTCAAGGTCGGCCCCGGCTGCAACGGCGACTCCGAGATGGGCCCGCTGGTCACCGGCCAGCACCGCGACAAGGTCACCTCCTACGTCGAGTCCGGCGTCGCCGACGGCGCCGAGCTCGCCGTCGACGGCCGCAAGCACGCCATCACGGCCGAGGACGCCAACGGCGCCCCCACCGCCGACGGCTTCTGGCTCGGCCCCACCCTCTTCGACCACGTCAAGCCGGGCATGTCCGTCTACAACGACGAGATCTTCGGCCCGATCCTGTCGGTCGTCCGGGTCCCCTCCTACGACGAGGGCCTGGAACTCATCAACGCCAACCCGTACGGCAACGGCACCGCGATCTTCACCAACGACGGCGGCGCGGCCCGGCGCTTCCAGAACGAGGTCGAGGTCGGCATGGTCGGCATCAACGTGCCGATCCCCGTCCCCGTCGCCTACTACTCCTTCGGCGGCTGGAAGGCCTCGCTGTTCGGCGACGCCCACGCCTACGGCGCCGACGGCGTCCAGTTCTTCACCCGCGGCAAGGCCGTCACCCAGCGCTGGCTCGACCCCTCGCACGGCGGCATCAACCTGGGCTTCCCCACCAACAACTGA
- a CDS encoding TetR/AcrR family transcriptional regulator: MSDTRERLMDAAVSALKRQGIAGVSARSIAAEAEANQALVFYHFKTVEGLLAAAALRETELRLARYRERFAGVGSLRELLAVGQELHARERANGNVLLLGQFLAGATAYPRLAEVSAQALRQWTVELEAVLERLFAGHALAEFLDLPGLARAMTAGFVGLELYEGVDPEGATGAFAALDGLGALVEVVDGLGPVVSRAVRATVRRQVHGGAQDAGPRTGT; this comes from the coding sequence ATGAGCGACACACGTGAGCGGTTGATGGACGCGGCGGTCAGCGCCCTGAAGCGGCAGGGGATCGCGGGGGTGTCGGCGCGGAGCATCGCGGCGGAGGCGGAGGCCAACCAGGCGCTGGTGTTCTACCACTTCAAGACGGTGGAGGGGCTGCTGGCGGCGGCGGCGCTGCGCGAGACGGAGCTGCGGCTGGCCCGGTACCGGGAGCGGTTCGCGGGGGTGGGTTCGCTGCGCGAGTTGCTGGCGGTGGGCCAGGAGCTGCACGCGCGGGAGCGGGCGAACGGGAACGTGCTGCTGCTGGGGCAGTTCCTGGCGGGGGCGACGGCGTACCCGCGGCTGGCGGAGGTGTCGGCGCAGGCGCTGCGGCAGTGGACGGTGGAGCTGGAGGCGGTGCTGGAGCGGCTGTTCGCCGGTCACGCGCTGGCGGAGTTCCTGGACCTGCCGGGTCTGGCGCGGGCGATGACGGCGGGGTTCGTCGGCCTGGAGCTGTACGAGGGGGTGGACCCGGAGGGCGCGACGGGGGCGTTCGCGGCGCTGGACGGGCTGGGCGCGCTGGTCGAGGTGGTGGACGGCCTCGGCCCGGTGGTGTCGCGGGCGGTACGGGCGACGGTCCGCCGCCAGGTGCACGGCGGCGCGCAGGACGCCGGGCCCCGGACCGGAACCTGA
- a CDS encoding DUF4166 domain-containing protein, with protein sequence MTVISIDPDPRPVPVAGSPGGSIFRAALGAEFERLHPELRRRFGFSSADGIACLGTGRMEQVERGARLAAPFLRVAARRNILFPEHGRDVPFTIANYAYRDGYGRETVTFVRTFQFVRPRRFDATMVASPRAGTVVDYLGTHQHLAVDLRLGVSKRGGLVVSSAAQRVSGWVGAPVLPELLAGRAELHEWFDEAEGRFRIRVRVVNPVLGLVAGYRGWFRAEYPRVGAEGVPGHVRPVRESFRR encoded by the coding sequence ATGACCGTCATCTCGATCGATCCCGACCCGCGCCCGGTCCCCGTCGCCGGCTCCCCCGGTGGGTCGATCTTCCGGGCGGCGCTCGGCGCGGAGTTCGAGCGCTTGCATCCGGAGTTGCGGCGGCGGTTCGGGTTTTCGAGTGCGGACGGGATCGCCTGTCTGGGGACGGGGCGGATGGAGCAGGTCGAGCGGGGGGCGCGGTTGGCGGCGCCGTTCCTGCGGGTGGCGGCGCGGCGGAACATCCTGTTTCCGGAGCACGGGCGGGACGTGCCGTTCACGATCGCGAACTACGCGTACCGGGACGGGTACGGCCGGGAGACGGTGACGTTCGTGCGGACGTTCCAGTTCGTCCGGCCGCGGCGGTTCGACGCGACGATGGTGGCGTCACCGCGGGCGGGGACGGTGGTCGACTACCTGGGGACGCACCAGCACCTGGCGGTGGACCTCCGTCTGGGGGTGTCGAAGCGGGGCGGGTTGGTGGTCTCGTCGGCGGCGCAGCGGGTGTCGGGGTGGGTGGGGGCGCCGGTGCTGCCGGAGTTGTTGGCGGGGCGGGCGGAGTTGCACGAGTGGTTCGACGAGGCGGAGGGGCGGTTCCGGATCCGGGTGCGCGTGGTCAATCCGGTGCTGGGCTTGGTGGCGGGGTACCGGGGGTGGTTCCGGGCGGAGTATCCGCGGGTCGGGGCGGAGGGGGTGCCGGGGCACGTGCGTCCGGTGCGCGAGTCGTTCCGCCGTTGA